The Pseudomonas parafulva genome window below encodes:
- the ftsL gene encoding cell division protein FtsL yields MSRLFAKPLPGGSFLMLLLFVGVLGSAIAVSYSAHWNRQLLNTLYNELSERDKAQAEWGRLILEQSTWTAHSRIESLASGQLKMRVPNADEVRMVTP; encoded by the coding sequence GTGAGCCGGCTGTTCGCCAAGCCGCTGCCGGGCGGAAGCTTCCTGATGCTGCTGCTGTTCGTCGGCGTGCTGGGCTCGGCCATTGCCGTCTCCTACAGCGCGCACTGGAACCGCCAACTGCTCAACACCCTTTACAACGAACTCAGCGAGCGCGACAAGGCGCAAGCCGAGTGGGGCCGGCTGATTCTCGAGCAAAGCACCTGGACTGCCCACAGTCGCATCGAGAGCCTGGCGTCGGGCCAGTTGAAAATGCGTGTGCCCAATGCCGACGAAGTGCGGATGGTGACGCCATGA
- the rsmH gene encoding 16S rRNA (cytosine(1402)-N(4))-methyltransferase RsmH, whose amino-acid sequence MTIDSGFNHITVLLDEAVEALALRADGCYLDGTFGRGGHSRLMLSRLGPQGRLLGFDKDPQAIATGQALAAEDGRFVIVQRSFAEMGDEVRTRELHGKVSGVLLDLGVSSPQLDDPERGFSFLNDGPLDMRMNPGQGVSAAEFIASAPEEDIARVFKEYGEERFAKRMARAVVQRREQQPFTRTADLAEVLKVANPAWEKGKNPATRAFQGLRIHVNNELGDLEAGLEAALDALEVGGRLVVISFHSLEDRIVKLFMRKLVKGEADNLPRNLPVQHKAFEPKIRLIGKAQFASDEELKANPRARSAVMRVAEKLR is encoded by the coding sequence GTGACCATAGATAGCGGCTTCAACCACATTACCGTCCTGCTCGACGAAGCTGTCGAGGCACTGGCCTTGCGCGCCGACGGTTGCTATCTGGACGGCACGTTCGGGCGGGGCGGCCACAGCCGTCTCATGCTCAGTCGACTGGGGCCGCAGGGGCGGCTGCTGGGTTTCGACAAAGATCCACAAGCGATTGCCACGGGGCAAGCGCTGGCGGCCGAAGACGGCCGCTTTGTCATTGTGCAGCGCAGCTTCGCCGAGATGGGCGATGAAGTACGCACGCGCGAGCTGCACGGCAAAGTCAGTGGTGTACTGCTCGATCTGGGCGTGTCCTCGCCACAGTTGGATGACCCTGAGCGCGGCTTCAGCTTCCTCAACGACGGTCCGCTGGACATGCGCATGAACCCCGGTCAGGGCGTCAGCGCCGCCGAATTCATTGCCTCGGCGCCAGAAGAGGACATTGCCCGGGTGTTCAAGGAATACGGCGAAGAGCGCTTCGCCAAGCGCATGGCCCGTGCCGTGGTCCAGCGCCGTGAACAGCAGCCGTTCACCCGCACCGCCGATCTGGCCGAAGTGCTCAAGGTCGCCAACCCCGCCTGGGAGAAGGGCAAGAACCCGGCCACGCGTGCTTTCCAAGGGCTGCGCATCCACGTCAACAACGAACTGGGCGATCTTGAAGCCGGCCTCGAAGCAGCGCTCGACGCATTGGAGGTGGGTGGTCGCCTGGTGGTCATCAGCTTCCATTCGCTCGAAGACCGCATCGTCAAGCTGTTCATGCGCAAGCTGGTCAAGGGCGAAGCAGACAACCTGCCGCGCAACCTGCCGGTTCAGCACAAGGCCTTCGAACCGAAGATCCGCCTGATCGGCAAGGCGCAGTTCGCCTCCGATGAAGAACTCAAGGCCAACCCGCGGGCGCGTAGCGCCGTCATGCGCGTGGCGGAGAAACTGCGGTGA
- the mraZ gene encoding division/cell wall cluster transcriptional repressor MraZ codes for MFRGANAVSLDAKGRLAMPSRYRDELDSRCNGQLIVTIDAVDPCLCVYPLDEWEQIEAKLRALPSLREENRRLQRLLIGNAVDLELDGSGRFLVPPRLREYARLDKKAMLVGQLNKFQLWDEDAWNAVSAADLAAIQQPGAMPDELRDLIL; via the coding sequence GTGTTTCGCGGAGCCAACGCCGTCAGTCTCGATGCCAAGGGCCGTCTCGCCATGCCGAGCCGGTACCGTGACGAGCTCGATTCGCGTTGCAATGGCCAGCTCATCGTGACCATCGACGCTGTAGATCCTTGCCTGTGCGTTTATCCGCTCGACGAGTGGGAGCAGATAGAAGCCAAGTTGCGTGCCTTGCCATCGTTGCGTGAGGAAAACCGTCGCCTGCAGCGTCTGCTGATTGGCAACGCGGTGGACCTGGAGCTCGATGGCAGTGGTCGTTTCCTGGTGCCGCCTCGCCTGCGTGAGTACGCCCGGCTCGACAAGAAGGCGATGCTGGTGGGGCAACTGAACAAATTCCAGCTGTGGGATGAGGATGCCTGGAACGCGGTTTCGGCAGCCGACCTCGCCGCTATCCAACAACCGGGCGCCATGCCCGACGAACTGCGTGACCTGATCCTGTGA
- the rsmI gene encoding 16S rRNA (cytidine(1402)-2'-O)-methyltransferase — translation MTDVAGVSQSTAGTLYVVATPIGNLDDMSARALKVLAGAALIAAEDTRHSVRLLQHFGIDTPLAACHEHNERDEGSRFIARLLAGDDVALVSDAGTPLISDPGYHLVRQARAAGIKVVPVPGACALIAALSAAGLPSDRFIFEGFLPAKSAGRRARLEQVREEPRTLIFYEAPHRILECLEDMQAVFGDERPALLARELTKTFETLKGLPLGELCEFVAADANQQRGECVVLVAGWTAPQDEQAISREAQRVLDLLLAELPLKRAAALAAEITGVRKNLLYQAALDKQKSQ, via the coding sequence GTGACGGATGTTGCAGGGGTTTCACAATCTACCGCCGGGACGCTCTACGTCGTGGCCACGCCCATCGGCAACCTCGATGACATGAGCGCCCGGGCGCTCAAGGTGCTGGCCGGTGCAGCGTTGATCGCCGCCGAGGATACCCGCCATTCGGTACGCCTGCTGCAGCATTTCGGCATTGATACTCCCCTGGCCGCCTGCCATGAGCACAACGAGCGCGACGAGGGCAGCCGCTTCATCGCGCGACTGCTGGCAGGCGATGATGTGGCGCTGGTGTCCGACGCTGGCACGCCGTTGATTTCCGATCCTGGCTACCATTTGGTGCGTCAGGCGCGCGCTGCCGGTATCAAGGTGGTGCCGGTGCCGGGCGCCTGTGCCCTGATCGCCGCGCTCTCGGCGGCCGGCCTGCCCTCGGACCGTTTCATTTTCGAAGGCTTCCTGCCAGCCAAGTCGGCCGGACGTCGCGCTCGCCTCGAACAGGTCCGGGAGGAGCCGCGTACGCTGATCTTCTACGAAGCGCCGCACCGGATTCTCGAATGCCTGGAAGACATGCAGGCGGTGTTCGGCGATGAGCGTCCGGCATTGCTAGCACGCGAACTGACCAAAACGTTCGAGACGCTCAAGGGGCTGCCGTTGGGCGAGCTGTGCGAGTTCGTCGCCGCCGATGCCAACCAGCAGCGCGGCGAGTGCGTCGTGCTGGTGGCAGGCTGGACGGCGCCTCAGGACGAGCAGGCCATCAGTCGCGAAGCCCAGCGCGTATTGGATCTGCTATTGGCAGAGTTGCCGCTCAAGCGCGCAGCAGCGTTGGCGGCTGAAATTACCGGCGTGCGTAAGAATCTTCTTTATCAGGCGGCATTGGATAAACAAAAAAGCCAGTAG